Proteins from a single region of Methanoculleus horonobensis:
- a CDS encoding DNA primase small subunit domain-containing protein, translating into MKPATLEFVKQRFAEYYQRQNLTVPSSLEQREWGFIFFDAAAEVRMRRHMAFADREELGAYVKSLVPAHVYYSTAYYQTPSAPTMNEKHWAGADLIFDLDADHIVRGPYAMMLARVKEETEKLLGMLTDELGFARNQIRIAFSGGRGYHIHVTEIAVRGWSSQERREIVDYVCGIGLDPAAMLTPGGGETESDLRSDRAGAEGARTGWRRRYVETLRAHLLGLAARDPAEATAYLSGLDGIGKRTAAEFLVDIDSLAANAPEELLKNRVVRAITAAPDFEERLRDAGARADEPVTTDIKRLIRTPGSLHGGSGMRVVPLEIRDFAEFDPLVDAVVFGDRDVRIDLKVNFSTSLLGNTYSLNAGVQNVPEALAIFLCCRGVAEIAGGA; encoded by the coding sequence ATGAAACCCGCGACGCTCGAGTTTGTGAAGCAGAGGTTCGCCGAGTACTACCAGAGGCAGAATCTCACCGTTCCGTCCTCCCTCGAGCAGCGCGAATGGGGATTCATCTTCTTCGACGCCGCGGCCGAGGTCCGGATGCGGCGGCACATGGCGTTTGCCGACCGTGAGGAACTCGGGGCATACGTGAAAAGCCTGGTTCCCGCCCACGTCTACTACTCGACGGCCTACTACCAGACGCCGTCGGCGCCGACGATGAACGAGAAACACTGGGCGGGCGCCGACCTCATCTTCGATCTCGATGCCGACCATATCGTCCGCGGGCCCTACGCGATGATGCTTGCCCGGGTCAAGGAGGAGACCGAGAAACTGCTCGGGATGCTGACCGACGAGCTCGGTTTTGCCAGGAACCAGATCAGGATCGCCTTCTCCGGGGGGCGCGGCTACCATATCCACGTCACCGAGATCGCCGTCCGGGGCTGGAGCAGCCAGGAGCGGCGGGAGATCGTCGATTACGTCTGCGGCATCGGACTCGACCCGGCCGCGATGCTCACGCCGGGGGGCGGCGAGACCGAGTCAGACCTTCGGTCTGACCGGGCGGGCGCCGAAGGTGCCCGCACCGGGTGGCGGCGGCGCTACGTGGAGACGCTCCGCGCCCACCTCCTGGGTCTTGCCGCTCGCGACCCGGCGGAAGCGACGGCTTACCTCTCCGGGCTCGACGGTATCGGGAAGCGAACGGCCGCGGAGTTCCTTGTGGATATCGACAGCCTCGCGGCCAATGCCCCCGAGGAACTCCTCAAGAACCGGGTCGTCCGGGCGATCACGGCCGCACCCGACTTCGAGGAGAGGCTCCGGGACGCGGGGGCGCGGGCGGACGAACCGGTCACGACCGATATCAAGCGGCTGATCCGGACACCGGGGTCGCTGCACGGCGGCAGCGGCATGCGAGTCGTGCCGCTCGAGATCCGGGACTTCGCGGAGTTCGATCCGCTCGTGGACGCGGTGGTCTTCGGCGACCGCGACGTGCGGATCGACCTGAAAGTAAACTTCAGCACCTCCCTGCTCGGGAACACCTACTCGCTCAACGCAGGTGTCCAGAACGTCCCAGAAGCGCTCGCGATCTTCCTCTGCTGCCGGGGCGTGGCGGAGATAGCCGGGGGTGCATGA
- a CDS encoding 50S ribosomal protein L44e, protein MKMPSKFKTYCPFCRNHQVHEVVKVKRGKVRHFNWIDRQKARRSTVGNMGKFNKVPGGDKPTKKINVRYRCTVCGKAHLRPGFRIGKFELTE, encoded by the coding sequence ATGAAAATGCCGTCAAAATTCAAGACATACTGCCCGTTCTGCAGGAACCACCAGGTTCACGAAGTCGTGAAGGTAAAGAGGGGCAAAGTGCGCCACTTCAACTGGATCGACCGCCAGAAGGCGCGCAGGAGCACGGTGGGCAACATGGGCAAGTTCAACAAGGTGCCCGGCGGCGACAAGCCGACGAAGAAGATCAACGTCAGATACCGGTGCACGGTCTGCGGCAAGGCCCACCTTCGGCCGGGATTCAGGATCGGTAAATTCGAGCTTACGGAGTGA
- a CDS encoding 30S ribosomal protein S27e: protein MVRVNRENRSTFLRVKCPDCENEQVVFERASTVVECTVCGRILAEPHGGKADIKAEIMAVLE from the coding sequence ATGGTCCGGGTAAACAGAGAGAACAGGAGCACATTCCTCCGGGTAAAGTGCCCCGACTGTGAGAACGAACAGGTAGTCTTCGAGAGAGCGAGTACCGTCGTAGAGTGCACCGTCTGCGGACGTATCCTTGCGGAGCCCCACGGCGGGAAAGCTGATATAAAAGCTGAGATAATGGCAGTACTTGAGTGA
- a CDS encoding translation initiation factor IF-2 subunit alpha — MNEREWPEEGELVVCTVADVKDFAAFVTLDEYNERRGLIPISEIARGWIKYIRDFVREGQKVVCKVLNVDPDRGHIDLSLKDVNEHQRREKVHEWKNEQKASKWIGFASEASGVDRKIIEEAFFREYGQLYPAFEDIVTTGGEAADKLNLDEPVKAALITVANENVKVSRVTITGHLVLTSSRPDGVNVIRRALRSAQPKVENVDIDLIYVGAPKYRIKVTAPDYKEAEKAIEKAASAAVGVVERAGGSGKFIRKQKAG; from the coding sequence ATGAACGAGAGAGAGTGGCCCGAGGAAGGAGAGCTCGTTGTCTGCACGGTCGCGGATGTCAAGGACTTTGCGGCGTTCGTGACCCTGGACGAGTACAACGAGCGGAGAGGGCTCATACCGATATCCGAGATAGCGCGGGGCTGGATCAAGTACATCCGGGACTTCGTAAGAGAAGGACAGAAGGTCGTCTGCAAAGTCCTGAACGTCGACCCCGATCGCGGCCACATCGATCTCTCGTTAAAAGATGTAAACGAGCACCAGCGGCGCGAAAAGGTTCACGAGTGGAAGAACGAGCAGAAGGCCTCGAAGTGGATCGGGTTCGCCTCCGAGGCGTCGGGGGTAGACAGGAAGATCATCGAGGAGGCATTCTTCCGTGAATACGGTCAGCTGTACCCGGCCTTCGAGGATATCGTCACCACCGGCGGCGAGGCAGCGGATAAACTGAACCTTGATGAGCCGGTCAAAGCGGCGCTCATCACCGTCGCGAACGAGAACGTGAAGGTCTCGAGGGTGACGATCACCGGGCACCTCGTCCTGACATCGTCGCGGCCCGACGGCGTCAACGTGATCCGCCGGGCGCTCCGGAGTGCGCAGCCGAAGGTCGAGAACGTGGATATCGACCTGATCTACGTCGGAGCCCCGAAATACCGGATAAAAGTGACCGCGCCCGATTATAAAGAGGCCGAGAAGGCGATCGAGAAGGCGGCGAGCGCCGCCGTCGGCGTGGTCGAGCGGGCCGGCGGCTCCGGCAAGTTTATCCGGAAGCAGAAGGCCGGATAA
- a CDS encoding RNA-protein complex protein Nop10, translated as MSSRIRRCPHDRRYTLSDLCPVCGLPSRPAHPARFSPEDRYGRYRRAVRRWNTSE; from the coding sequence ATGAGCAGCCGCATTCGCCGCTGTCCGCACGACCGGCGATACACGCTCTCGGATCTCTGCCCGGTCTGCGGCCTGCCGTCCCGGCCGGCCCACCCGGCACGTTTTTCGCCCGAGGACAGGTACGGTAGATACAGGAGGGCCGTACGCAGATGGAACACGTCAGAGTAA
- a CDS encoding proteasome assembly chaperone family protein, translating to MEHVRVTFLRDDNIDAPVLIEGLPGIGHVGKLVADHLIHELGAEKIGEISSLHFPPQVIVDEQGITHLVKNEIYRYETDGRAALFLVGDFQSNSAEGHYILAEHYLDIAEDLGVKRVYALGGYGVGHLVENPRVLSAVNMEHLRSEVEAAGGSFENAGSGGTIVGASGLLLGLGEARGIEGICLMGETSGYIVDPKSAEGLLTVLSRLTGIEVDHTSLQQRAEDMEQFIAKIQEAEEAKGREELSYIG from the coding sequence ATGGAACACGTCAGAGTAACCTTTCTACGGGACGACAATATCGATGCCCCGGTCCTGATCGAGGGTCTGCCCGGCATAGGACACGTCGGGAAACTCGTTGCCGATCACCTGATCCACGAACTCGGGGCCGAGAAGATAGGGGAGATCTCCTCCCTCCACTTCCCGCCGCAGGTGATCGTCGACGAGCAGGGCATCACCCACCTCGTCAAGAACGAGATCTACCGCTACGAGACGGACGGCAGAGCAGCCCTCTTTCTCGTGGGCGACTTCCAGAGCAACTCGGCCGAAGGGCACTACATCCTCGCGGAGCACTACCTCGATATCGCCGAAGACCTCGGTGTCAAGCGAGTCTACGCACTCGGCGGCTACGGTGTCGGGCACCTGGTCGAGAACCCGAGGGTGCTCTCGGCGGTCAACATGGAGCACCTCCGCTCCGAGGTGGAAGCGGCCGGCGGGTCGTTTGAGAACGCCGGGAGCGGCGGGACGATCGTGGGAGCATCCGGGCTCCTGCTCGGCCTCGGCGAGGCGCGGGGCATCGAGGGGATCTGCCTGATGGGGGAGACGAGCGGCTACATCGTCGACCCGAAGAGTGCCGAAGGTCTTCTTACGGTGCTCTCCCGCCTGACCGGGATCGAGGTCGACCATACCTCCCTGCAGCAGCGTGCCGAGGATATGGAGCAGTTCATAGCTAAGATCCAGGAAGCCGAAGAAGCCAAAGGCCGCGAAGAACTGAGTTATATCGGATAA
- a CDS encoding RDD family protein — MVTLYIARWETRFWAWLIDFILVGLPAWAISDRLPPSWQFSIDPGLISISLSSVVFFLYWTLFEGYRGQSIGKMALGIRVTGRAGEDIGFFAAAIQSFGKAFLLVPDCLIGWLAMPGSKQRLFNRISGTVVIESRETEEPEGVTYVKQKE; from the coding sequence ATGGTCACCCTCTACATCGCCAGGTGGGAGACCCGTTTCTGGGCCTGGCTCATCGACTTCATCCTGGTAGGACTGCCCGCCTGGGCGATCTCCGACCGGCTGCCGCCCTCCTGGCAGTTCAGCATAGATCCCGGGCTCATATCGATCAGCCTCTCCTCGGTCGTCTTCTTCCTCTACTGGACGCTGTTCGAGGGATATCGCGGCCAGTCGATCGGCAAGATGGCGCTCGGGATCCGGGTCACCGGTCGTGCCGGTGAAGATATCGGATTTTTTGCCGCAGCAATCCAGAGTTTCGGTAAAGCGTTTCTCCTCGTCCCCGACTGCCTTATCGGGTGGCTTGCCATGCCGGGCTCGAAGCAGCGGCTCTTCAATAGGATATCGGGAACCGTCGTGATAGAGTCCCGCGAAACGGAGGAGCCGGAGGGCGTCACCTACGTGAAGCAGAAGGAGTAA
- a CDS encoding rhodanese-like domain-containing protein — protein MTVHHPLLPAFLLAVAFVLVVGCLEGSPAPDAQVVRTITPLEASTLIEGGGGELGFVIIDVRRPDEFAAGHIPGAINIDSAHFSEHLDDLDPGATYLIYCQRAGRSSGVREMMRDAGFREVYEIEGGMSAWKAAGLPVIG, from the coding sequence ATGACCGTTCATCACCCTCTCCTGCCCGCGTTCCTGCTCGCTGTTGCGTTTGTGCTCGTCGTGGGGTGTCTCGAAGGCAGCCCTGCGCCCGACGCTCAGGTCGTCCGGACGATCACACCGCTCGAAGCGTCCACCCTGATCGAAGGGGGGGGAGGCGAACTGGGTTTTGTCATCATCGATGTCCGGAGACCCGACGAGTTCGCTGCCGGACACATCCCCGGTGCGATCAACATCGACTCGGCACACTTCTCAGAGCACCTTGATGACCTCGACCCCGGGGCAACCTACCTCATCTACTGCCAGCGGGCCGGTCGGAGCTCCGGTGTCCGGGAGATGATGCGCGATGCCGGATTCCGCGAGGTCTACGAGATCGAGGGCGGCATGAGCGCCTGGAAGGCGGCCGGGCTCCCCGTGATCGGTTAA
- a CDS encoding ATP-binding cassette domain-containing protein, with amino-acid sequence MTAFTVEDLIRHLEQLQARGPIPFDVKSGEIFGILCPCGQDRQTLIDILMTMLFPVPGFAERSPLAILGNLGDVRRSMGIVLREPVLDPALTGRENLDFQARLHGLGDDLRRRRIPDVVDLFGIAGSADAPVETYSPVMLQHLEIARAYLTHPSVIFLAEPTAGLDDAGRRETWNLLRRLNRERSATIIFTTHDVEEAEAICTRVAVVDRGEVVALDTPETFRKVMALDETPIEFDNPA; translated from the coding sequence ATGACTGCTTTTACCGTTGAAGACCTGATCCGGCATCTGGAGCAACTTCAGGCAAGGGGCCCAATCCCATTCGACGTCAAGAGCGGAGAGATCTTTGGTATCCTCTGTCCCTGCGGTCAGGACCGGCAGACCCTGATTGACATTCTCATGACGATGCTCTTTCCGGTTCCGGGATTTGCCGAGCGTTCACCGCTTGCGATTCTCGGCAACCTCGGGGACGTGCGCAGAAGCATGGGCATCGTTCTCCGGGAGCCGGTGCTCGACCCTGCGCTGACCGGCAGGGAGAACCTGGACTTCCAAGCCCGGCTGCACGGCCTGGGCGATGATCTCAGGAGGAGGAGGATCCCCGATGTCGTAGACCTCTTCGGCATCGCCGGAAGCGCCGATGCTCCTGTCGAGACCTACTCTCCCGTCATGCTGCAGCACCTTGAGATCGCCCGGGCATACCTGACGCACCCGTCGGTCATCTTCCTTGCCGAACCGACGGCCGGTCTGGACGATGCCGGGCGCCGGGAGACCTGGAACCTGCTCCGGCGGCTGAACCGCGAGCGGAGCGCGACGATCATCTTTACGACGCACGATGTGGAAGAGGCGGAGGCGATCTGTACCCGGGTTGCGGTGGTGGACCGCGGTGAGGTCGTTGCCCTGGACACGCCGGAGACCTTCCGTAAGGTGATGGCCCTCGACGAGACGCCGATCGAGTTCGACAACCCTGCTTGA
- a CDS encoding DUF1614 domain-containing protein encodes METELPAIAILPVPLSPEQIVIALAVLIPALVIFNLFLISEGIFELIGLRFYQALLVTAGALLGSLIDIPLLSLGEDIIAVNVGGAVIPLFVTLEMVGRGRVSRLKSLAAVLLVSLVAYAAATPVPGLGITMPFYVAPLAGAMTGLLLARGCRAAPGLAYAGGTMGTLLGADILNLANPDVLSALTTSGPTVLSIGGAGIFDGIFVTGVLSVLLAAYAGRGLREKGGVCPQEGGE; translated from the coding sequence ATGGAGACCGAACTGCCCGCAATCGCGATTCTTCCGGTTCCTCTCAGCCCGGAGCAGATCGTCATTGCGTTGGCGGTTCTCATACCGGCCCTGGTTATATTCAACCTCTTCCTCATCAGCGAGGGGATCTTCGAATTGATCGGGCTCCGGTTCTACCAGGCGCTGCTGGTGACCGCAGGGGCGCTGCTCGGGAGCCTGATCGATATCCCGCTCCTTTCATTAGGGGAGGACATCATCGCGGTCAACGTGGGCGGGGCCGTCATCCCTCTCTTCGTAACGCTCGAGATGGTCGGGCGGGGCCGGGTTTCGCGGCTGAAGTCCCTTGCCGCCGTTCTTCTGGTCTCGCTCGTCGCCTACGCCGCTGCAACGCCCGTTCCCGGCCTCGGGATCACGATGCCGTTCTACGTCGCACCCCTCGCAGGAGCCATGACGGGGCTCCTTCTCGCCCGCGGCTGCCGGGCCGCTCCCGGCCTCGCCTACGCGGGCGGAACCATGGGCACCCTGCTCGGGGCCGATATCCTCAACCTCGCGAATCCCGACGTGCTTTCGGCGCTCACCACAAGCGGGCCGACCGTCCTCTCCATCGGGGGCGCGGGGATCTTCGACGGCATCTTCGTCACCGGCGTCCTCTCCGTCCTGCTCGCGGCGTATGCGGGGAGGGGGCTCCGGGAGAAGGGAGGGGTCTGCCCGCAGGAGGGAGGGGAGTGA
- the asnB gene encoding asparagine synthase (glutamine-hydrolyzing): MCGIAGQFALNGEDADAALVGEMARRLAHRGPDGEGTFFSGPVGLAHRRLAIIDLSDEGRQPMGNEDGSLQIVFNGEIYNYREIREELSVAGHRFASASDTEVILHAYEEWGRGCLARFNGMWAFALWDGRRRELFCARDRLGVKPFYYVVTGGSFLFASEIKALRVHPGVGRRPNDRMLSTFLAWGVADHTAETMYDGVFQLPPAHALLVSAEGVGEPERYWDLAMNGAPGGADDEAAARDVRDLLTDAVRLRLRSDVPVGTCLSGGIDSSTVTALINVLLQAESPESVGERQKTFSVCFDDPRFDESRHIETVVAATGVANRRTTPGTEGLWEDIERLLYMQDEPFASLSIYAQYCVMRLAQNEVKVVLDGQGADEQLGGYIAYQAPYIRGLLRRRKFLAALREGIGSVRHHRSFFSWAAAQSRVRSQRRELLRGSPPEILRYAGSLEEVLKREVTASNLPLLLHWEDRNSMAFSIEARVPFLDYRLVEYLGSLPIDQKIRGGVTKYVLRRAIRGLVPDAVRCRMDKMGFVTPEEVWMKGELAPRILDLFSTPEFAERPYWDAEQVLENYRAFLEGKSPYSTEFWRIACAEMWLRAFEAENADGAVEF, from the coding sequence ATGTGCGGTATTGCCGGGCAGTTTGCCCTGAACGGGGAGGATGCGGATGCGGCTCTCGTCGGGGAGATGGCCCGGCGGCTGGCTCATCGCGGCCCTGACGGCGAAGGAACGTTCTTCTCCGGGCCGGTCGGCCTTGCCCATCGCCGCCTTGCGATCATCGACCTCTCCGACGAAGGCCGCCAGCCGATGGGAAACGAGGACGGGTCGCTTCAGATCGTCTTCAACGGCGAGATCTACAACTACCGCGAGATCCGGGAGGAACTCTCGGTCGCCGGCCACCGTTTCGCGTCCGCATCCGATACGGAGGTGATCCTGCACGCCTACGAGGAGTGGGGGAGGGGCTGCCTCGCCCGGTTCAACGGGATGTGGGCGTTCGCCCTCTGGGACGGGCGCCGCCGCGAACTCTTCTGCGCCCGGGACCGCCTGGGCGTCAAGCCGTTCTATTACGTCGTGACCGGGGGCTCGTTCCTCTTTGCCTCGGAGATCAAGGCGCTCCGGGTGCATCCCGGGGTCGGCCGGCGGCCGAACGACCGGATGCTCTCGACGTTCCTTGCATGGGGGGTTGCGGATCACACCGCCGAGACGATGTACGACGGTGTCTTCCAGCTCCCGCCGGCCCATGCGCTCCTCGTCTCCGCGGAAGGCGTCGGGGAGCCGGAACGCTACTGGGACCTCGCGATGAACGGCGCTCCGGGCGGGGCCGACGACGAAGCCGCCGCACGCGACGTCCGCGATCTCCTGACCGACGCCGTCCGGCTCCGGCTCCGGAGCGACGTCCCGGTCGGAACCTGCCTCTCCGGCGGCATCGACTCCTCGACGGTCACCGCCCTGATCAACGTTCTCCTGCAGGCGGAGAGCCCGGAGAGCGTCGGCGAGCGGCAGAAGACGTTCTCGGTCTGTTTCGATGATCCGAGATTCGACGAGAGCCGGCATATCGAGACGGTGGTCGCGGCGACCGGCGTCGCGAACCGCCGGACGACGCCGGGCACGGAGGGGCTCTGGGAGGATATCGAGAGGTTGCTCTACATGCAGGACGAGCCGTTTGCATCCCTCTCGATCTACGCCCAGTATTGCGTGATGCGGCTCGCACAGAACGAGGTGAAGGTGGTTCTCGACGGGCAGGGCGCCGACGAGCAGCTCGGCGGCTACATCGCCTACCAGGCGCCTTATATCCGCGGTCTCCTCCGGCGGCGCAAGTTCCTTGCTGCTCTCCGGGAGGGGATCGGGAGTGTACGGCACCACCGGTCGTTCTTCTCGTGGGCGGCTGCTCAATCCCGGGTACGGTCGCAGCGCCGTGAACTCCTCCGGGGATCGCCGCCGGAGATCCTCCGGTATGCGGGGTCGCTTGAGGAGGTGCTGAAACGAGAGGTCACGGCGTCGAACCTCCCTCTCCTGCTCCACTGGGAGGACAGGAACTCGATGGCCTTCTCGATCGAGGCGCGGGTTCCATTCCTCGATTATCGGCTCGTGGAGTACCTCGGATCGCTCCCGATCGACCAGAAGATCCGCGGCGGCGTCACGAAGTACGTCCTCCGGCGGGCGATCCGGGGGCTGGTCCCGGACGCCGTCCGGTGCAGGATGGACAAGATGGGGTTCGTCACCCCCGAGGAGGTCTGGATGAAGGGCGAACTTGCGCCGCGTATCCTCGACCTCTTCTCGACGCCCGAATTCGCAGAGCGGCCCTACTGGGACGCGGAGCAGGTGCTCGAAAACTACCGGGCGTTCCTCGAGGGGAAGAGTCCTTATTCTACCGAGTTCTGGCGGATAGCCTGCGCGGAGATGTGGCTCCGGGCGTTTGAGGCGGAGAATGCCGATGGAGCAGTTGAATTTTGA
- a CDS encoding carboxymuconolactone decarboxylase family protein, translating into MDFEKVLTRVMERGSDVFAEDLLREIENEYGRVPLIFERMAERPEILISHLLYKGAVVETSQLEPKTIELISLAVGAALKCSHCVEYHMQSAMAKGATRAEILEVILIAGMLANSAVLADAYRVVNGSAPCPSCDINGTGLDKTCSDK; encoded by the coding sequence ATGGACTTCGAGAAGGTACTCACGCGGGTTATGGAACGGGGGTCGGATGTCTTCGCGGAGGATCTCCTCCGGGAGATCGAGAACGAGTACGGGAGAGTTCCCCTGATCTTTGAGCGGATGGCGGAACGGCCCGAGATCCTCATCTCGCACCTCCTCTACAAGGGCGCCGTCGTCGAGACAAGCCAGCTCGAACCGAAGACGATCGAGCTGATCAGCCTCGCGGTGGGCGCCGCGCTCAAGTGCAGCCACTGCGTGGAGTACCACATGCAGTCCGCGATGGCGAAGGGCGCGACCCGGGCCGAGATCCTCGAGGTGATCCTGATCGCGGGGATGCTCGCGAACTCCGCCGTCCTCGCGGATGCCTACCGGGTGGTGAACGGCTCGGCCCCCTGCCCCTCCTGCGACATCAACGGGACAGGTCTCGATAAGACCTGCTCGGACAAATAA
- a CDS encoding methanogenesis marker 7 protein has translation MTTLVPVTYKGGVYRHDEIMDLIDDLGGYIVQKHVMAQDVVLQSFVPRDDIEMIRRIAKPLAGEVIEAPLVGTEIAVVSPSLEIHHLPHVACDIAEYLRRSGAKTNMVGLSRGFGKRIANLNDEERDVINEHDLAVYALGNFEECIRQKFPAIRREIHVPIVVTGAPDRETLMRAIDPPVEGYVGGVGRIMHRFKRPEELGKLDELVDEVSRVLDGRRDALAKDPLSVFPPRLMAIIEEQIHEISLLTHPTPVTAQMEGLRVKLPYDSYADDVRSLPVAEGVTVGDIADVTPSRMRNYILIRIKPFSETRILV, from the coding sequence ATGACGACACTGGTGCCGGTGACCTACAAGGGAGGCGTCTACCGGCACGACGAGATCATGGATCTGATCGACGACCTCGGGGGCTACATCGTCCAGAAGCACGTCATGGCCCAGGATGTCGTGCTCCAGTCGTTCGTGCCGCGTGACGATATCGAGATGATACGCCGGATCGCAAAACCGCTCGCCGGCGAGGTGATCGAGGCGCCCCTCGTCGGAACCGAGATCGCCGTCGTGAGCCCGAGTCTGGAGATCCATCACCTTCCCCACGTCGCCTGCGATATCGCCGAGTATCTCAGGCGGTCGGGCGCGAAGACCAACATGGTCGGGCTATCGAGAGGATTCGGGAAACGGATTGCGAACTTGAACGACGAGGAGCGGGACGTCATCAACGAGCACGATCTCGCCGTCTACGCGCTCGGCAACTTCGAGGAGTGTATCCGGCAGAAGTTCCCGGCGATCCGCCGTGAGATCCACGTGCCGATCGTGGTGACCGGCGCGCCCGACCGCGAGACCCTGATGCGGGCGATCGACCCGCCCGTCGAAGGCTACGTCGGGGGAGTCGGCAGGATCATGCACCGGTTCAAGCGCCCCGAGGAACTCGGGAAACTCGATGAACTGGTGGACGAGGTCTCCCGTGTCCTGGATGGCCGCCGGGATGCTCTCGCAAAAGACCCGCTCTCCGTCTTTCCGCCCCGCCTGATGGCGATCATCGAGGAGCAGATCCACGAGATCAGCCTGCTCACGCACCCGACGCCGGTGACCGCCCAGATGGAGGGGCTCCGGGTGAAGCTCCCCTACGACTCGTATGCCGACGACGTGCGGTCGCTTCCGGTCGCTGAAGGGGTGACGGTCGGCGATATCGCCGACGTCACGCCGTCACGGATGCGCAACTACATATTGATTCGGATAAAACCTTTCTCGGAAACGAGGATACTGGTGTAG
- a CDS encoding methanogenesis marker 17 protein: MPPLNYFVVESPDEVGRVAYERVAADVLQDLDLIKVIDRLHISVDPKVPIFVAVGLLRHMPRAIRIADFANVNRGEKEIVLDIGDETYLAPLLQKLWTIYGKENVDQPDRFTVVLPAGVAGEDDLDQLVVADPSETLYKDIIYALQYIAPEGFKVRRQYIRDGKFYYVASEDTLPTDIVETAVVPLFEKMGVTL, from the coding sequence ATGCCCCCGTTGAACTACTTCGTGGTCGAGTCGCCGGATGAGGTCGGGAGAGTGGCCTACGAGCGGGTCGCAGCCGATGTCCTCCAGGACCTCGATCTCATCAAGGTGATCGACCGGCTGCACATCTCCGTCGACCCGAAAGTGCCGATCTTCGTCGCCGTCGGGCTTCTGCGGCATATGCCGCGTGCGATCCGTATCGCCGACTTCGCCAACGTCAACCGCGGCGAGAAGGAGATCGTCCTCGATATCGGCGACGAAACCTACCTTGCGCCGCTTCTCCAGAAACTCTGGACGATCTACGGCAAGGAGAACGTCGATCAGCCCGACCGGTTCACCGTCGTCCTCCCGGCGGGAGTGGCCGGGGAAGACGATCTCGACCAGCTGGTGGTAGCCGATCCGAGCGAGACCCTTTATAAGGACATCATCTACGCGCTCCAGTACATCGCCCCCGAGGGGTTCAAGGTCCGCCGCCAGTACATCCGGGATGGGAAGTTTTACTACGTGGCGAGCGAGGATACCCTGCCGACCGATATCGTGGAGACGGCGGTCGTGCCGCTCTTTGAGAAGATGGGGGTGACGCTATGA